Part of the Aureitalea marina genome, GTCAATTCGGATACACGCAGGCCGCATCCATAGAGCAGTTCCATGATAGCCCGATTGCGTTCACCTTGTGGATGGCTCAGATCGATGGCCGCTATTAGTCTGTCAATCTCACCGGTGCTGAGGGTTTTAGGTAATTTTCTACCTACACGAGCACTTTCAATAAGCTCGATAGGATTATCTTTTCTATAGCCTTCAAAGACGAGGTAAGAAAAAAAACCCCGTAGGGAGGAAAGTAAGCGGTTCTGAGACCTTGGACTAAGTTCTGAGGCAGAATTCCTGACGAATTGAGTCAGGTTTTCCTGGTCAATGCTCAGTGGAACCTGGCCAGAAGAAAGATGCTCAGACCAGACCATTAATCGATTAAGATCCTGCTCGTAACTGCTAATGGAATTGTCTGAAAGCCCGCGTTCGATGCGACAGTATTGCAAATAATCGGTTATAGCGTTTTGCCAGTTCAATTGAAAGTTCGATTTTCAGGCTAAAATTAACCAATCGAAAATATCCTTGACGGTATTTTCGTTATTCAATCAAATCTTCATCATGAAAAAACAAATTGTTATTGTAATTGCTATCGCATTGCTGCCATTTACCGGCATGGCTCAAGGTCTGGACCTAGGAATCAAAGCTGGGTTAAATTTCGCTACACTATCCGACGCGGCAGGTCTGGATAATAAGACGGGATTTGTAGGAGGTGTTTTCCTGGGAGCAAAATTCAGCGAAAAATTAGGTATACAAGCAGACTTGCTCTATTCGCAACAGGGGGCGGAGCTGGATCTGGGTAGTTTTGACCTGGATTATATCAATATACCGGCAGTGATCAAATACTATCCGGTAAAAGCCTTTAATATTCATTTTGGGCCCCAATTTGGCTTTCTGGTGAATGATGACACTCAGGTGATCGTCAACGAGATCATCAATGATTTCAAGGTAAACGATTTCGATTTCTCTGGAGTAGTGGGGGTAGGTGTCAATTTGCCTTTTGGTCTGCGTCTTGAAGGACGTTATATTTTTGGAATTTCCGAAGTGCCTTCCGGCCCAGTCTACAACAACAGCAGAAACCAGACCTTTCAGTTATCTGCCGGAATTTCCTTGTTGTAGTTCTTCATTATGTCTATCTTGGAGGTACAACCAAAATAGATCATTATGAAAAAAGTTTTACTTCTATCCCTGTTCGTACTGTTAGGACAAGGATTATTTGCGCAAGGATTTCAGATTAGTGTTAACGGTGGATTACCAGTCGGTAATGCTTCGGATTTTGCTGATTTTGCCATCAATGTAGATGCTGCCTATCTATTTGAAGCAGGTTACGAGTTTTCTGCAGGTCCTGTGATAGGATATTCACACTCCTTTGTAGATTTTACCCAAACAGTAGGACCGATAACAATCGATTTAGACGACGTTCAATTTATACCCCTAGCGGCCAGGGGTTCCTGGAATTTTGCGGATGCCTGGACTTTCCAGGGAGATGTAGGATATGCCATCGGCGTGAACGATGGTAACGATGGTGGCTTCTATTACAGCCCAAGAATAATGTACTGGGTTTCACCTATAATTGGCATTGCTGCCGCCTATCGCGGTGTAGCAGTGTCAAACGGTGGTTGGAATATGCTCACACTTGGAGTAGAATTCAATCTAGGAGGCACTTCTAGTGCGGATGTCGAATAACTGATTTCGGTCATATCCCAGCATTTTTTTGGTTAATAAGTTTGTTAAAATAGGGCAATTGACCTATTGAGTTGAGAGTCAATTTCTAAGTAGTTTTAATGTAGTTAACCAATACCTTATTATAATGAGAAAATTATGGATTTTTGCGGTTGTGGCCCTCTTCGGTCTAGCCGCGCAAGCTCAAGGCCATTTCAATGCTGGACTCAGTGGAGGGATACCTGTAGGTGATGCAGGTGACTTTGCTACGTTCGCCATTGCGGTAGATCTCGGTTATCTTTTTGAGATAAATGATAGTTTCGAGGCAGGTGTTGCCACTGGTTATTCGCATTCGTTCGGTGATGATGTAGAAATCGCAGGGTTCACCGTAGAAGTTGATGATGTTCAGTTCATTCCAATAGCGGCTGCGGCAAGATTTGACGTTGCGCCGAGCTTTACTTTAGGTGCGGATGTGGGTTACGCCATTGGTATAAACGATGGTAACGATGGAGGCTTTTATTATGTCCCAAGTGCGACCTATAACGTAAATGAATCTTGGGGAATAATGGGTGCATTCAGAGGAATTTCCAAAGATGGAGGCTCCTGGAATCTGATCACACTAGGGGCTGTTTATACTTTTGGAGCTGGCAGTTCTGACGTAGAATAGACCTTAAGACAAATTGAATTATTCTGGGGGCGATTTCGCCCCTTTTTTTAGCTTAACTTTGAATACCTAATCATAGCTTACGAAATATGCGGATAATCATCATTAACGGCCCTAACCTAAATCTGCTTGGCAAGCGGGAGACTGATATCTATGGTGATCTATCATTCAATGAATTCTTCCAAGCCCTGCAAGAAGAATATCCGCAAGTTCAACTCAGTTCGTATCAATCCAATATAGAAGGAGAGTTGATCGATAAACTTCATGAAGTTGGGTTTGATTGCGATGGAATTATTCTCAATGCAGCCGCCTATACCCATACCTCTATTGGGCTAGGAGATGCGGTCAAGGCGATTTCATGTCCGG contains:
- the aroQ gene encoding type II 3-dehydroquinate dehydratase: MRIIIINGPNLNLLGKRETDIYGDLSFNEFFQALQEEYPQVQLSSYQSNIEGELIDKLHEVGFDCDGIILNAAAYTHTSIGLGDAVKAISCPVVEVHISNTMQREEFRHQSYISSGARGVILGFGMQSYELALQSFLK
- a CDS encoding porin family protein, which produces MKKQIVIVIAIALLPFTGMAQGLDLGIKAGLNFATLSDAAGLDNKTGFVGGVFLGAKFSEKLGIQADLLYSQQGAELDLGSFDLDYINIPAVIKYYPVKAFNIHFGPQFGFLVNDDTQVIVNEIINDFKVNDFDFSGVVGVGVNLPFGLRLEGRYIFGISEVPSGPVYNNSRNQTFQLSAGISLL
- a CDS encoding outer membrane beta-barrel protein: MRKLWIFAVVALFGLAAQAQGHFNAGLSGGIPVGDAGDFATFAIAVDLGYLFEINDSFEAGVATGYSHSFGDDVEIAGFTVEVDDVQFIPIAAAARFDVAPSFTLGADVGYAIGINDGNDGGFYYVPSATYNVNESWGIMGAFRGISKDGGSWNLITLGAVYTFGAGSSDVE
- the xerD gene encoding site-specific tyrosine recombinase XerD, with the translated sequence MNWQNAITDYLQYCRIERGLSDNSISSYEQDLNRLMVWSEHLSSGQVPLSIDQENLTQFVRNSASELSPRSQNRLLSSLRGFFSYLVFEGYRKDNPIELIESARVGRKLPKTLSTGEIDRLIAAIDLSHPQGERNRAIMELLYGCGLRVSELTQLRISDLFFEEGFIKVSGKGNKERLVPIGPNTIKYVKIYQDQVRVHQQIDPGYSDTLFLNRRGKGLSRAMIFTLTRQLAERAGIDKTISPHTFRHSFATHLLENGADLRAIQQMLGHESITTTEIYTHIDTTYLTEVINRFHPRKSS